In a single window of the Nitrospinota bacterium genome:
- the alaC gene encoding alanine transaminase, translating into MWTFQRIKRLPPYIFSQIEELKRQARKRGEDIIDFGMGNPDQPTPEHIVKKLCEAAEKPRNHRYSASKGIPKLRLAITNWYKRNFKVNLNPETEAIVTIGSKEGLSHLTLAIIGSGDSVLVPSPTYPIHSYGVIIANGDVVHVPLIKGENFLESLIKSYKHHWPRPKAMVLNFPHNPTTTCVDLDFFKKVVAFAKENNIIVIHDLAYADLVYDGYKAPSILQVRGAKEVCVELFTLSKSYSMPGWRVGFVVGNSKIIEAFTRIKSYLDYGTFQPIQIASIIALNGPKDCVERIRSKYQSRRDVLVSGLNRIGWKVEKPKATMFLWAEIPDKYKKMGSLKFSKLLLKKAKVVVYPGIGYGEYGDDYVRFALIENEHRSKQAIKGIKNIF; encoded by the coding sequence ATGTGGACGTTTCAGAGAATCAAACGCTTACCGCCCTACATCTTTTCTCAGATTGAGGAGCTCAAAAGACAAGCGAGGAAAAGGGGTGAAGACATCATAGATTTTGGAATGGGAAACCCAGACCAGCCAACACCCGAACATATCGTTAAGAAGTTATGTGAAGCAGCGGAGAAGCCTCGAAACCACAGATATTCAGCTTCAAAAGGGATCCCTAAGCTCAGGCTGGCCATTACTAACTGGTACAAGAGAAACTTTAAAGTGAATCTTAATCCAGAAACCGAGGCCATCGTTACTATTGGCTCGAAAGAGGGGCTTTCTCATTTGACCTTAGCTATAATTGGATCTGGGGATTCAGTGTTGGTACCCTCTCCAACCTATCCCATTCATTCTTACGGAGTAATTATTGCGAATGGTGATGTTGTCCATGTGCCCCTTATCAAAGGAGAAAATTTTTTAGAAAGTCTGATCAAAAGTTACAAGCATCATTGGCCAAGGCCAAAGGCCATGGTCTTGAATTTTCCTCATAATCCAACAACGACCTGCGTAGATTTGGACTTCTTTAAAAAGGTTGTTGCTTTTGCAAAAGAAAACAATATTATTGTAATCCACGATCTTGCCTATGCAGATCTGGTATATGATGGTTATAAGGCACCAAGTATTCTACAGGTAAGAGGGGCAAAGGAGGTTTGTGTAGAACTCTTTACCCTCTCTAAGAGTTATAGTATGCCTGGCTGGAGAGTGGGCTTTGTCGTAGGTAATTCTAAAATCATAGAGGCTTTTACAAGAATTAAAAGCTATTTAGATTACGGGACGTTTCAGCCAATTCAGATTGCCAGCATTATAGCCCTAAATGGTCCAAAGGATTGTGTGGAGAGGATAAGGAGTAAATATCAGAGCCGAAGGGATGTTTTGGTATCAGGGCTTAATAGGATTGGCTGGAAGGTTGAAAAGCCAAAGGCAACGATGTTTTTATGGGCCGAGATTCCTGATAAGTATAAAAAGATGGGTTCATTGAAATTTTCAAAATTATTATTGAAAAAGGCTAAGGTTGTTGTATACCCAGGTATTGGTTATGGGGAATATGGTGATGATTATGTTAGGTTCGCATTAATAGAGAATGAACATCGTTCTAAACAAGCAATAAAGGGGATTAAAAATATTTTCTAA
- the lipA gene encoding lipoyl synthase → MKKRFPPWLVKRASHGEDVHRMKMLLRKKGLHTVCEAARCPNIWECFSKPTATFMIMGDICTRECGFCGVKKGNPGPLDKNETKRIAELVKELNLKHTVITSVTRDDLDDGGAEHFAKTVEEVREKTPEVTIEVLTPDFKGSVESLKKVVDSKPDIFNHNLETIPRLYPFVRPEANYQRSLDLLKNIKEMEGDIITKSGLMLGLGETRKEVIDVMKDLRQVNCDIVTLGQYLRPSKKSLPVKEYVLPEIFEKYKEELQGMGFLHVFAGPFVRSSFNAEVVMQNSHMCR, encoded by the coding sequence ATGAAAAAGAGATTTCCTCCTTGGTTAGTAAAAAGGGCTTCTCATGGTGAGGATGTTCATCGTATGAAGATGCTACTGCGAAAAAAAGGTCTTCATACAGTATGTGAAGCTGCTCGTTGTCCCAATATTTGGGAGTGTTTTTCTAAGCCCACAGCTACCTTTATGATAATGGGGGATATATGTACCAGGGAATGTGGATTTTGTGGGGTAAAAAAGGGCAATCCGGGTCCATTGGATAAAAACGAAACAAAAAGAATAGCGGAGTTAGTGAAAGAATTAAATCTTAAGCATACCGTCATAACTTCAGTTACGAGGGATGATCTTGATGATGGAGGAGCAGAACATTTTGCTAAAACAGTAGAGGAGGTCAGGGAAAAGACACCAGAGGTAACCATTGAGGTTTTAACACCCGATTTTAAAGGATCCGTGGAATCCTTAAAAAAGGTTGTTGATAGTAAACCAGATATATTCAATCATAATTTGGAGACGATTCCAAGGCTGTATCCTTTTGTAAGACCAGAGGCAAATTATCAAAGATCTCTTGATCTTTTAAAGAATATTAAGGAAATGGAAGGAGATATTATCACAAAGTCTGGACTAATGCTGGGTTTAGGTGAAACACGCAAAGAGGTTATTGATGTAATGAAAGATTTAAGACAGGTCAATTGTGATATAGTTACTCTCGGTCAGTATCTCAGGCCTTCAAAAAAGAGTCTGCCGGTTAAGGAATATGTCTTACCAGAGATATTCGAGAAGTACAAAGAGGAGTTGCAGGGCATGGGATTTCTCCATGTTTTTGCAGGTCCCTTTGTGAGAAGTTCTTTTAATGCAGAGGTCGTTATGCAAAATAGTCATATGTGTAGATGA